Genomic DNA from Marispirochaeta aestuarii:
AGGAAGCGTTGGAGTATGCGACGTACTCATCACTGATCATATCGTCGTTAACGCCGAGAACAATGGTCTTGTCGATGGTATCCTTGGCGGGAACCGTAAGGATGACCTTCTTCGCGCCGGCTTTGATGTGGTCCTTGTAGCCGCCCCGGGGGCCTTCTGCTGTGGTAAAGATACCGGTGGACTCGACAACGACATCGACACCCAACTTGCCCCAGGGCAGGTTTGCGGGTTCGCGGACGGCGAAGATCTTTATCTCCTTTCCGTCTACAACGATAGCGTCTTCCTTAACCTCGATCTTTTTATTGTACACACCGAAAGTTGAGTCATATTTCAGCAGGTGTGCCAGGGTCTTGGGATCAGTAATGTCGTTAATTGCGACAACTTCAGTGTTGTCACGCTCAAAAGCAACCTTGAAAACATTCCTTCCAATTCGTCCGAAACCATTAATAGCAATCTTCATCCAATTCCTCCTGGAAATTATTTACCTTTGGTGACCAATATATGACAAAGCCCGAACATGTGTCAATTAACCGGGAAAGGGATATAAAACTGGAAAATATAATTTATTGTATTGTAAGCAGTTCCTGATAGAGCCCTTCCCTCTGATCGTCTTTCTTCGGTACCGGCGGAGGAGCTTCTCCCGGCATGATCAGAATGTCTCCCTCGTTTATGTAATCAAAGAATCCCAGGGCTTCGATCGTCCCCTCCGCCACGAGATCATCGATACCATCAACGGTAAAACGCCCCACCATATCATCCTCACTGTAGGCGAATCCGAGACGGTCCCGCAGAAGGCTGACAGCCTCGGGAGGAAAAATAAGAAGCTCGTCTCCCTCCTCGAGGCCGTCGAGGGCACCGATATCAAGCAGTCCGGCATCGAATTCCCGTCGCAGAAGATTGCCCCGCAAGGGCAGTGAAGCGTGAATTCCCCGAACGGCGCGGTCAAGAGCATCGCTAACCCTGTCGTTGCCGGTTCTGTATACCTTCCGTTCTTCCATTCCTGCACCATTGACAGCGAGATACATGTCCGCGTATACAGAAAAACTGCGCCGGGTTTCATCGAAGGAAAGAAGCAGGAAATACTCATCTCCCCGGCCTCTCGCAATACCGAAGGCCTCTGCAAAGGAAGATACCATCCGGGCCCGGAGATCCGTTACGGCGACCCTCTCCATTGAGCTCAGAAAGTCCACAAAAAGATCCGCGGCAATCCTTTCGCCCATATATTTTTCCATGGTTGATTCCGAAGGAATATAGAAAACCCCGAGGCGGTACTCGTTCCGTTCGATTTCGAACTGCCCGAGCCCCCAGGACTGTGCAATCCCGTCCTCCTGAAGACTGCGCTGAATTTCCAGTTCATCCAGGATATCCTCAGACTGAGTTCCTTCATCAACGATTCCCTCAAGATAGCTGAGATACTTTGCGTAATAACCAAGAGTCTTCCAGACCTCCGCATACCGCATACGGTAACGCGCCTCCGATGGTTGCAGCTGTACTGCAAGACGATACTCCCGTGCCGCCTTGTCCATGAGAAAACGGGATTCGAACTCGATTCCCCTGTTCAGATGATACTCCGCCAGAGTCTCCCGCAGCGGGTGATCCCCGGGGGTACTGCGCCTGACCAGGGATTCCAGGGCGTAACGGGTCAGTTCGTCGTCCCGGCGGCTGCGAAACACGGAGGTATAACTCCGGATCGCCTCCTCAGGTCGACCTGCCATTTCATATGCCATTCCCAGGGAATAGAGGGTACCGGCATCTGCAGGATCCACTTTAAGGGCGTTCAGAAGATACTCGATCGCTTCGTCAAACTCATTTTTCAACAGCAGAGCCCGGGCAGCTGTAAGCAATGCAGGCTGATAGTCCGGCTGAAGAGAGACGGCGATACGGGCATGATGGAGGGCATCGTCAAAGCGCTCCCGCCTGATATAATGCCGGGCGACAGCTACCTGCACCTCGGGACTGTCTCCATGATACCGCACCGCCGCGGAGACGTAGGTTTGAGAAGCTTCCTGGCGTTCCAGCTCATCGGAGAGAAGCAGAAGCCCCAGAATAATCCGCTTGTCCCCGGGGACCCGGGCAAGGGCGTCCTCATAGGTCTGCAGTGCATTACCCACCTCCCCCTGAGCCACGTCCAGTTCAGCCAGCCCCAGCAGGGCTTCCATATTGTTGGGCTCCGCCTCGATAACCTGGGAAAAAATCTTCCTGGCCTCGTCGAATCTTCCCAGACCCACCAGAATCCTTCCATGGAGCACCTGAAGAGAGGTGCTCCCCCGGCGCAGTCTGATGGCATCCTGTATATAATGGAGGGCGTCCTGATACTCACCAAGAAAGAAGAATGATTCCGCGAGGCCGATCACGGGGTCGGCATAGACCGGATACCTGCGTACAAGCTCGGTATAGGCTTCCACGGCCTGATAGTATTTTCTGTTCTCCTGCAGATTTCTTGCCCGCCTGTAGGCCTCGACCTGAGGGGCCTCGGCGCCGAGAGGGAACAGGAAGAGAAACAGCAGAATCGCGGAATAAAACCTATTCACCTTTAACATCACCCTTTGTTTCGCTTTTCCTGTTCTGATCGATTATTTTTACCGTCTTTATTTTATGTCCGTCCATCTCCTGGATAATGAAATTCAGGTTCTGGTAGCTGACCTTTTCAAACTTCACGGGGATCTTTCCCATCAGATCAAAGACAAATCCCCCCAGGGTGTCGAAATCATCCAGGGGAAGACCGATGCCCGTCTCCTCCTGCAGGTCCTCAAGATTTACCCGGGCGTCACAGAGAAAAACCCCCTCGCCTATCTCCAGGATATCCTCAACTTCATTATCGAACTCGTCCTGGATCTCTCCAACGATCTCTTCGATTATGTCCTCCATACAGACAATGCCTGAAACACCGCCGTATTCATCCACCGCCACGGCGATATGCACGCGGCGGCGTTTGAACTCCTTTAACAGGCTGTCGAGTTTTTTGCTCTCGGGAACAAAATAGCCTTTTCGGGTCAGAGCACGGACATTTATTTCCTGAGGTTTGAACATGTATTTGAGCAAATCCTTGGCGTAGAGAACCCCGATTACATTGTCAATCGTCTCTTCATACACCGGGACCCGGGAGTGACCGCAGTCAGTAAGGATTTCCAGCAGTTCCGGAACTCCGGTATCCACTGAAACAAAGACCACGTCTATTCGGGGAACCATGACCTCCTTGACAGTGGTATCGGAAAGTTCGACGATACCGCGAATCATGTCCTTTTCTTCGATGTTCAATGAGTGATACGACTCGTCCCCGTCGTCTTTATTCGCCTGAAACAGCTTTTGAAAAAAGGTAGGTTTCTTCAACTTTTTTCTTCCCCCATGAGCCGACTAAGTATCTTCTCCTGCAACTTCAGCATAGGTTCGCTCTCACTGCTGCTTTCATGATGATGACCCGCAAGATGCAGGACACCATGGATGGACATACGAGAGAGTTCCTCTGTAAAACTGACACCGTACTCCATCGCCTGCTCCTCGATTCTGTCTACGGCAATCACGATATCTCCCGCAGGGACAGGACCTTCCCCGCCGGATGCGATTTCACTGTCACCCTGAGGAAAGGAGAGGACATCGGTAACCTCGTTTTTATTGCGATAGCTCTTGTTCAGATGCTTGATCATCTCTCCGTCGCAGAGAAGTACGGATATCTCCCAGTTATCGATTTTCAGATAGTCCAGGACTCTGGAAATAAAACCTCGATACTCCTCGATCCAGTCGGGTAATTCAATCCTCTCAAGGGTTATTTCTATACGGTTCATTGAACAGCCTCTTTTCCTTCTTTCTGTTCAGGATACTCAATCCGGGTATGGAAATGACCCGCCAGAATCTGCACAAAAGTGCGCTTGATCTTTTCCAGGTCCTTGAAGGTCAGGTCGCAGTTATCAAGCTGATGGTTCTCGAACTTTGACATTATCTGCTTCCAGATAAATTTATCCAGCTTCGCAACCGTGGGATTCGCCAGAGTCCGGGTAGCCGCCTCGACGGTATCCGCCAGCATGACAACAGCCGCTTCCCGGGATGCGGGGGGAACGCCGTTATATGAGTAATCCTCCGGCTTGGTACCCCCGTCGGACTTCAGGGCTTCG
This window encodes:
- the ybeY gene encoding rRNA maturation RNase YbeY translates to MNRIEITLERIELPDWIEEYRGFISRVLDYLKIDNWEISVLLCDGEMIKHLNKSYRNKNEVTDVLSFPQGDSEIASGGEGPVPAGDIVIAVDRIEEQAMEYGVSFTEELSRMSIHGVLHLAGHHHESSSESEPMLKLQEKILSRLMGEEKS
- a CDS encoding hemolysin family protein; this translates as MFQANKDDGDESYHSLNIEEKDMIRGIVELSDTTVKEVMVPRIDVVFVSVDTGVPELLEILTDCGHSRVPVYEETIDNVIGVLYAKDLLKYMFKPQEINVRALTRKGYFVPESKKLDSLLKEFKRRRVHIAVAVDEYGGVSGIVCMEDIIEEIVGEIQDEFDNEVEDILEIGEGVFLCDARVNLEDLQEETGIGLPLDDFDTLGGFVFDLMGKIPVKFEKVSYQNLNFIIQEMDGHKIKTVKIIDQNRKSETKGDVKGE
- a CDS encoding tetratricopeptide repeat protein, producing the protein MNRFYSAILLFLFLFPLGAEAPQVEAYRRARNLQENRKYYQAVEAYTELVRRYPVYADPVIGLAESFFFLGEYQDALHYIQDAIRLRRGSTSLQVLHGRILVGLGRFDEARKIFSQVIEAEPNNMEALLGLAELDVAQGEVGNALQTYEDALARVPGDKRIILGLLLLSDELERQEASQTYVSAAVRYHGDSPEVQVAVARHYIRRERFDDALHHARIAVSLQPDYQPALLTAARALLLKNEFDEAIEYLLNALKVDPADAGTLYSLGMAYEMAGRPEEAIRSYTSVFRSRRDDELTRYALESLVRRSTPGDHPLRETLAEYHLNRGIEFESRFLMDKAAREYRLAVQLQPSEARYRMRYAEVWKTLGYYAKYLSYLEGIVDEGTQSEDILDELEIQRSLQEDGIAQSWGLGQFEIERNEYRLGVFYIPSESTMEKYMGERIAADLFVDFLSSMERVAVTDLRARMVSSFAEAFGIARGRGDEYFLLLSFDETRRSFSVYADMYLAVNGAGMEERKVYRTGNDRVSDALDRAVRGIHASLPLRGNLLRREFDAGLLDIGALDGLEEGDELLIFPPEAVSLLRDRLGFAYSEDDMVGRFTVDGIDDLVAEGTIEALGFFDYINEGDILIMPGEAPPPVPKKDDQREGLYQELLTIQ